Proteins from one Podospora pseudoanserina strain CBS 124.78 chromosome 1, whole genome shotgun sequence genomic window:
- a CDS encoding Oxidase-like protein (COG:V; EggNog:ENOG503NYNG), with the protein MVALQMGFLEQMKLPFRTGEFDGHLLTVIAKRSPSRPCIISYRLIQFSLGIQRTANVVMADSQSSFRPALLVVDMQEDFCPPSGSLAVPLGRTITPLINTLLTVPPRTLPLKIATQDWHPPNHISFAPNHPSNPPPFVTSHTITNPLNPSQSYTTLLWPPHCIQSTPGASLIPELSSQNFTHIIKKGLDPRVEMYSAFFDPFPPTPTGERVCDSGLAKLLHDEKVTHVYVVGLAGDYCVKHTAYDAAKEGFQTVIIEEGTKTVNPGGWEECKKEMESIGGVRVVSVESEEVQRLFKKD; encoded by the exons ATGGTAGCACTCCAAATGGGGTTTCTGGAACAAATGAAACTCCCCTTCAGAACGGGAGAATTCGACGGGCATCTGCTGACAGTGATTGCCAAGAGATCTCCCAGTCGACCTTGCATTATCTCTTATCGTC TCATTCAATTCAGCCTCGGAATACAACGAACAGCAAACGTAGTCATGGCGGACTCTCAGTCAAGCTTCCGGCCAGcactgctggtggtggacatgCAGGAGGACTTTTGCCCACCA TCCGgctccctcgccgtcccCCTCGGCCGCACAATAACGCCCCtaatcaacaccctcctcaccgttCCCCCCcgcaccctccccctcaaaatcgCAACCCAAGACTGgcaccccccaaaccacaTCTCCTTCgcccccaaccacccctccaacccccctcccttcgtCACCTCCCACacaatcaccaaccccctcaacccctcccaatcCTACACCACCCTTCTCTGGCCCCCCCACTGCATCCAATCCACCCCAGgcgcctccctcatccccgagctctcctcccaaaacttcacccacatcatcaaaaagGGCCTCGACCCCAGAGTGGAGATGTActccgccttcttcgacccttttccccccacccccaccggcgAACGAGTCTGCGATTCCGGACTGGCCAAGCTGCTCCACGACGAAAAGGTGACGCACGTCTATGTTGTCGGGCTGGCGGGGGATTACTGCGTCAAGCACACGGCGTATGATGCTGCAAAGGAAGGGTTCCAGACGGTGATTATCGAGGAGGGGACCAAGACCGTTAACCCGGgcgggtgggaggagtgtaaaaaggagatggagagtaTTGGTGGGGTGAGGGTCGTGAGCgtggagagtgaggaggtgCAGAGGTTGTTTAAGAAGGAttga
- a CDS encoding hypothetical protein (CAZy:GH3; COG:G; EggNog:ENOG503NX6M): MKLNKPFLAIYLAFNLAEASKTPDCINGPLAKTLACDTTASPPVRAAALVQALNITEKLVNLVDMSLGAERIGLPAYAWWNEALHGVAASPGVSFNQAGQEFSHATSFANTITLAAAFDNDLVYEVADTISTEARAFSNAELAGLDYWTPNINPYKDPRWGRGHETPGEDPVHIKGYVQALLEGLEGRDKIRKVIATCKHFAAYDLERWQGALRYRFNAVVTSQDLSEYYLQPFQQCARDSKVGSFMCSYNALNGTPACASTYLMDDILRKHWNWTEHNNYITSDCNAIQDFLPNFHNFSQTPAQAAADAYNAGTDTVCEVPGYPPLTDVIGAYNQSLLSEEIIDRALRRLYEGLIRAGYLDSASSHPYTKISWSQVNTPKAQALALQSATDGIVLLKNNGLLPLDLTNKTIALIGHWANATRQMLGGYSGIPPYYANPIYAATQLNVTFHHAPGPVNQSSPSPNDTWTSPALSAASKSDIILYLGGTDLSIAAEDRDRDSIAWPSAQLSLLTSLAQMGKPTIVARLGDQVDDTPLLSNPNISSILWVGYPGQSGGTALFNIITGVSSPAARLPVTVYPETYTSLIPLTAMSLRPTSARPGRTYRWYPSPVLPFGHGLHYTTFTAKFGVFESLTINIAELVSNCNERYLDLCRFPQVSVWVSNTGELKSDYVALVFVRGEYGPEPYPIKTLVGYKRIRDIEPGTTGAAPVGVVVGDLARVDLGGNRVLFPGRYEFLLDVEGGRDRVVIELVGEEVVLEKFPQPPAAG; encoded by the exons ATGAAACTCAATAAGCCATTCCTGGCCATTTATTTGGCTTTCAACTTGGCCGAGGCTTCGAAAACTCCGGATTGCATCAATGGTCCGCTGGCAAAGACCTTGGCATGTGATACAACGGCGTCACCTCCTGTGCGAGCAGCTGCTCTTGTGCAGGCTTTAAATATCACGGAAAAGCTTGTGAATCTAGTGGA CATGAGCCTCGGTGCAGAAAGGATTGGCCTTCCAGCTTATGCTTGGTGGAACGAAGCTCTTCATGGTGTTGCCGCGTCGCCTGGGGTCTCATTCAATCAGGCCGGACAAGAATTCTCACACGCTACTTCATTTGCGAATACTATTACGCTAGCAGCCGCTTTTGACAATGACCTGGTTTACGAGGTGGCGGATACCATCAGCACTGAAGCGCGAGCGTTCAGCAATGCCGAGCTCGCTGGACTGGACTACTGGACGCCTAACATCAACCCGTACAAAGATccgagatgggggaggggccaTGAG ACACCCGGAGAAGATCCGGTACACATCAAAGGCTACGTTCAAGCACTTCTCGAGGGTCTAGAAGGGAGAGACAAGATCAGAAAGGTGATTGCCACTTGTAAACACTTTGCAGCCTATGATTTGGAGAGATGGCAAGGGGCTCTTAGATACAGGTTCAATGCTGTTGTGACCTCGCAGGATCTTTCGGAGTACTACCTCCAACCGTTTCAACAATGCGCTCGAGACAGCAAGGTCGGGTCTTTCATGTGCTCATATAATGCGCTCAACGGAACACCGGCATGTGCAAGCACGTATTTGATGGACGACATCCTTCGAAAACACTGGAATTGGACCGAGCACAACAACTATATTACGAGCGACTGTAATGCTATTCAG gacttcctccccaacttTCACAACTTCAGCCAAACTCCAGCTcaagccgccgccgatgcTTATAACGCCGGTACAGACACCGTCTGTGAGGTGCCTGGATACCCCCCACTCACAGATGTAATCGGAGCATACAATCAGTCTCTGCTGTCAGAGGAAATTATCGACCGAGCACTTCGCAGATTATACGAAGGCCTCATCCGAGCTGGCTATCTCGACTCAGCCTCCTCACATCCATACACCAAAATCTCATGGTCCCAAGTAAACACCCCCAAAGCCCAAGCCCTGGCTCTCCAGTCCGCCACCGACGGGATAGTCCTTCTCAAAAACAACGGCCTCCTTCCCCTAGacctcaccaacaaaaccATAGCCCTCATAGGCCACTGGGCCAATGCAACCCGCCAAATGCTAGGCGGCTACAGCGGTATCCCCCCTTACTACGCCAACCCAATCTATGCAGCCACCCAGCTCAACGTCACTTTTCATCACGCCCCAGGACCGGTGAACCAgtcatctccctccccaaatgACACCTGgacctcccccgccctctcCGCGGCTTCCAAATCGGATATCATCCTCTACCTCGGCGGCACCGACCTCTCCATCGCAGCCGAAGACCGAGACAGAGACTCCATCGCCTGGCCATCCGCTCAACTTTCCTTGTtaacctccctcgcccagaTGGGAAAACCCACAATCGTAGCAAGACTAGGTGACCAAGTAGACGACACCCCCCTGCTCTCCAACCcaaacatctcctccatACTATGGGTAGGCTACCCAGGCCAATCGGGCGGAACAGCcctcttcaacatcatcactggAGTCAGCTCCCCCGCCGCTCGACTGCCCGTCACAGTCTACCCAGAAACTtacacctccctcatccccctgACAGCCATGTCCCTCCGCCCAACCTCCGCCCGCCCAGGCCGGACCTACAGGTggtacccctcccccgtgCTCCCCTTCGGCCACGGCCTCCACTACACAACCTTTACCGCCAAATTCGGCGTCTTTGAgtccctcaccatcaacattgCCGAACTCGTTTCCAACTGTAACGAACGATACCTCGACCTCTGCCGGTTCCCGCAGGTGTCCGTCTGGGTGTCGAATACGGGAGAACTCAAATCTGACTATGTCGCCCTTGTTTTTGTCAGGGGTGAGTACGGACCGGAGCCGTACCCGATCAAGACGCTGGTGGGGTACAAGCGGATAAGGGATATCGAGCCGGGGACTACGGGGGCGGcgccggtgggggtggtggtgggggatttggctagggtggatttgggggggaatAGGGTTTTGTTTCCGGGGAGGTATGAGTTTCTGCtggatgtggagggggggagggatagggTTGTGATCgagttggttggggaggaggtggtgttggagaagtTTCCTCAGCCGCCTGCGGCGGgttga
- the STI1 gene encoding Hsp90 cochaperone (EggNog:ENOG503NUK2; BUSCO:EOG09261TEQ; COG:O), translating to MSTADELKALGNKAIAAKNFDEAIDKFTQAIAIDPQNHILYSNRSAAYASKKDWDHALEDAQKTTELKPDWPKGWGRKGTALYGKGDLLGAHDAYEEGLKIDPNNAGMKNDLASVKRAMEAEAGPGFGGDPTGGIGQMFSDPNLIQKLASNPKTSALLADPSFMAKLQAIKQNPNNTQELFSDPRFIQVLGVLMGVDMTMADPGSQPGASGFAKEAEEDVPMPDAKPAEPKKAPEPEPEPEPENEEALEKKKAKEAADKEKQLGTENYKKRNFDEAIKHYQAAWDLHKDITYLNNLGAAYFEKGDYQACIDTCTKAAEEGRALYADFKLIAKSYARVGTAYEKLGDLAQAIDYYNMSLREHRTPDVVTKVRNAERNKIEAARKAYIDPEKAEEARVEGNTKFKESDWPGAVAAYSEMIKRAPDDPRGYSNRAAAFIKLLEFPSALDDCDAAIKKDPKFIRAYIRKAQAYYGMREYSKCVDACTEAHTVDNEHHKGANAKEIEQQQQKAFTAMYSARENETEEQTRERLARDPEIMGIMADPVMQAILQQAQSDPAALNEHMRNPTVRTKIQKLMAAGVIRVGR from the exons ATGTCCACAGCCGACGAGCTCAAGGCTCTGGGCAACAAGGCCATTGCCGCGAAGAACTTCGACGAGGCCAT TGACAAGTTCACACAGGCTATCGCCATTGACCCACAAAACCACATCCTCTACAGCAACCGCTCGGCTGCTTATGCTTCGAAGAAGGACTGGGACCACGCCCTCGAGGATGCCCAGAAGACCACAGAACTGAAGCCAGACTGGCCAAAGGGGTGGGGCCGTAAGGGCACCGCGCTGTATGGCAAGGGCGACCTTCTTGGTGCCCACGATGCCTACGAGGAGGGTCTCAAGATCGATCCCAACAATGCTGGCATGAAGAATGATCTTGCTTCGGTCAAGCGTGCAATGGAGGCAGAGGCGGGACCTG GTTTCGGCGGTGACCCAACTGGCGGTATTGGGCAGATGTTCAGCGACCCGAACCTTATCCAGAAGCTTGCGAGCAACCCAAAGACCAGTGCCTTACTTGCCGACCCGAGCTTTATGGCCAAGCTGCAGGCTATCAAGCagaaccccaacaacacacaagaGCTCTTCAGCGACCCCAGGTTTATCCAAGTGCTGGGCGTCTTGATGGGTGTTGATATGACGATGGCCGATCCTGGCTCCCAACCGGGTGCCTCCGGCTTTGCtaaggaggccgaggaggatgtgccAATGCCGGATGCTAAGCCTGCCGAACCAAAGAAGGCTCctgagccggagccggagccggagcctgAAAACGAGGAGGccctggagaagaagaaggcaaaggaggCTGCCGATAAGGAAAAGCAGCTGGGTACCGAGAACTACAAGAAGCGCAACTTTGACGAGGCTATCAAGCACTACCAGGCTGCGTGGGATCTCCACAAGGACATCAcctacctcaacaacctcggtGCGGCTTACTTCGAGAAGGGTGACTACCAGGCCTGCATCGATACTTGCACCAaggctgctgaagaaggtCGTGCTCTCTATGCCGATTTCAAGCTCATTGCCAAGTCGTATGCCCGTGTTGGTACTGCTTATGAGAAGCTGGGTGATCTTGCGCAGGCTATCGACTACTACAACATGTCTCTTCGTGAGCACCGGACACCAGATGTGGTCACCAAGGTCCGGAACGCCGAGCGCAACAAGATTGAGGCTGCGCGCAAGGCATACATCGACCCAGAAAAGGCCGAAGAGGCTCGCGTGGAGGGCAACACGAAGTTCAAAGAGTCGGACTGGCCAGGGGCCGTTGCTGCCTACTCAGAAATGATCAAGCGTGCGCCGGATGACCCTCGCGGATACAGCAACCGCGCGGCTGCCTTCATCAAGCTGCTCGAGTTCCCCAGTGCTCTTGATGACTGCGAcgccgccatcaagaaggatCCCAAGTTCATCCGCGCCTACATTCGCAAGGCCCAGGCCTACTATGGCATGCGCGAGTACAGCAAGTGTGTTGACGCATGCACTGAGGCCCATACCGTGGACAATGAGCACCACAAGGGTGCCAATGCTAAGGAgattgagcagcagcagcaaaaggcGTTCACTGCCATGTACTCGGCGCGCGAGAATGAGACTGAGGAGCAGACCAGAGAGCGTCTGGCCCGTGACCCTGAG ATCATGGGTATCATGGCAGACCCAGTCATGCAAGCTATCCTACAGCAAGCGCAGTCGGATCCTGCTGCTCTGAACGAGCACATGAGAAACCCTACGGTTCGCACCAAGATCCAGAAGCTGATGGCCGCCGGTGTTATTCGCGTTGGTAGGTAA
- a CDS encoding hypothetical protein (COG:O; EggNog:ENOG503PFUN): MAAVDPNDSPHAGPPATSVILAIMIAILILGCVFVAQRSSTLEVIRETITERIRGGKAGFGEETLQSMPVVKYNEALIDELESPGRTKSVSVWTRTRLRFWSWAQKKKDRAATPSTEHSDGALESGTLRPEKKRSSTRSHSCAICTEDFVEGGDVRKLLCGHIFHPSCVDPWLLQFAVTCPLCRVDLQAKTAVHAVTRPQRALQRGTSRVE; the protein is encoded by the exons ATGGCAGCTGTCGACCCTAACGATTCTCCCCACGCTGGCCCTCCTGCTACCTCTGTCATTCTCGCCATCATGATCGCCATTCTCATCCTAGGTTGCGTCTTCGTCGCCCAGCGATCCTCAACCCTCGAAGTAATCCGCGAGACTATCACCGAGCGGATACGAGGGGGGAAAGCTGGCTTTGGGGAAGAAACCCTGCAGTCGATGCCGGTCGTCAAGTACAACGAAGCCCTCATCGACGAGCTGGAGAGTCCGGGACGAACAAAATCTGTTTCAGTATGGACGAGGACAAGGTTGAGATTTTGGAGCTGGGctcagaagaagaaggacagggCAGCGACTCCATCAACTGAACACAGTGATGGCGCGTT AGAAAGCGGCACGCTGAGGCCCGAAAAGAAACGATCATCAACAAGAAGTCATAGCTGCGCCATCTGCACCGAGGACTTTGTCGAAGGAGGTGATGTTCGGAAGTTGTTATGTGGACATATCTTCCACCCGTCGTGCGTTGACCCGTGGCTGCTGCAGTTTGCAGTTACATGTCCATTATG CCGAGTTGATCTCCAGGCCAAGACGGCAGTCCATGCTGTGACGAGACCTCAACGAGCGTTACAGCGAGGCACAAGCAGAGTTGAGTGA